AGACACATTTTGACAGTTATTGTTCAACATTCTCATGGTTTCCCTTTCTTCTGCATCCAGCTTTGAGAAGATCACATTCAGGCGGCCTGAGCAAGCTACTGAAAATAGTAAAGACACTGATAACGTTATGGTACAAGCGATTGTATTTGAGGTAGAAGATCGGGAAACAATTGGTGGGTCAGCCTATGGTGGTCAACGAGCTGTCTGTTGCACAGCAGATCTGGCAAAATTAGGTGCCTGCACTCAAGGCACAGTTATCTATCGGCCCTCCACTCAGAACCCTAACTGGCCACAAGTGCTTGTTGCTAGTTTCAGTGGAAAGGATCTTGTTGCGACACTGCCATCCCACAGTATACCCATCACGAGAACTGGGATGTACAACCTGTATTTTATATATTGTGATCCAGCACTCAGTGGCCTGGCTATAGAGGGGAAGACTGTGTGGAAAAATCCCACTGGCTACCTGCCAGGAAGGATGGCCCCTCTCATGAACTTTTATGGATTAATGTCTCTTGCATTTGTGATACTTGGGATATTTTGGTTTTCACAGTACGCGAGGTTTTGGAAAGAGGTTCTTCCACTTCAGAACTGCATAACACTAGTCATTGCATTAGGCATGTTTGAAATGGCATTGTGGTACTTTGAATATGCTGAATTCAATGAAACTGGACTCAGACCAATGGGGATTACCTTTTGGGCAGTAACCTTTGGTACAGTAAAAAGAACAGTGTCACGAATCATTATTCTGGTTGTTTCAATGGGGTATGGAGTTGTTAGGCCTACTTTGGGCGGCCTCACTTCTAAGGTGATCATGTTTGGAGCAACATTTTTCCTAGCATCTGAGATACTTGAGTTGGTGGAGAATGTAGGTTCCGTAAGCGATCTTGCTGGAAAAGCAAGATTGTTCTTGGTTCTTCCTGTGGCACTCCTGGATGCATTCTTCATTCTTTGGatttttacttctctttcaaaAACTCTGGACAAACTCCAGGTATTTGCAGCTTTCTGATTTCAACTCAATTGCTGTCACCCTTTGGTTAAACTTACATCATTTGTTTGTTGCATTTGCAGTCAAAATATATGTTTGATTCTCCTCGAGTTACTGTAGTTTGCATAATTTATACCAAAAGA
This sequence is a window from Musa acuminata AAA Group cultivar baxijiao unplaced genomic scaffold, Cavendish_Baxijiao_AAA HiC_scaffold_1020, whole genome shotgun sequence. Protein-coding genes within it:
- the LOC135665532 gene encoding uncharacterized protein LOC135665532, which encodes MARVDPSIAAPGRLLRLLIYCGIFLLPFFFSASVDASVHSYVGDKFGPKGNAFVLHGGSEGLYASLPDPNATAGPGDAFIRFEKITFRRPEQATENSKDTDNVMVQAIVFEVEDRETIGGSAYGGQRAVCCTADLAKLGACTQGTVIYRPSTQNPNWPQVLVASFSGKDLVATLPSHSIPITRTGMYNLYFIYCDPALSGLAIEGKTVWKNPTGYLPGRMAPLMNFYGLMSLAFVILGIFWFSQYARFWKEVLPLQNCITLVIALGMFEMALWYFEYAEFNETGLRPMGITFWAVTFGTVKRTVSRIIILVVSMGYGVVRPTLGGLTSKVIMFGATFFLASEILELVENVGSVSDLAGKARLFLVLPVALLDAFFILWIFTSLSKTLDKLQARRLMAKLDIYRKFTNALGVALVLSVCWICYELYFKSTDIYNERWQNAWIIPAFWQVLSFSLLCVIADLWAPSQNSKRYAYSDDGTEDFDREDSLSLIKPGPIPSKDTRGSLASIDARAAVTSNTTTSNNGDIEEDKRE